A genomic window from Vitis riparia cultivar Riparia Gloire de Montpellier isolate 1030 chromosome 18, EGFV_Vit.rip_1.0, whole genome shotgun sequence includes:
- the LOC117906571 gene encoding disease resistance protein RPV1-like isoform X11 yields the protein MASSSSLKASSSTSNCDGYNYHVFLSFRGEDTRQTFTGHLYANLVARGIHTFRDDEELEKGGDIASDLSRAIKESKIFIIIFSKHFADSKWCLNELVKIIDCMTEKKVVLPVFYHVEPRDVRNQKGSFEDAFSKHAEGADQEKKKTIETWKNALKTAANLSGYHLQNQSEAEFIKRICEDIVTKLNRTPLYMGDNIVGMDFHLKQLKSLIKVEIDEVLMVGIYGIGGIGKTTISKAIYNDISSQFDGSSFLGNVGGKCENDLLKLQKTLLQDILKCERPKFNDINQGITVIKERLRSKRVLIVLDDVDKYMQLENLAGKYGWYGAKSIIIITTKEKYLLEQYEVNVFYEVQKLNHEKSTELFNWWAFKQNTPKTGFESLSNSVVEYADGLPIALKVLGVSLFKKSTEEWESELQKLQEMPNKDVQSVLKVSYDKLDGREKGVFLDIACFFRGKDKNFVSRILGSVAEAVIRNLEDRCLITISENILDMHDLLQQMGRAVVRQEPGKMSRLWDPKDVESVLTRNTGTKAIEGLFVKVSTLNQIQFPANFFAKMRSLRLLKVYDMIVGDLDDFVVDLPKDFEIPSFELRYLHFEGYPLQFLPRNFHAKNLVELDLIGSSIKQLWKENEILDKLKVIDLSYSKDLVEIPNFSSVPNLEILILQGCTRLQSLPRNFHKLEHLRSLSCADCSELKSFPEIKGNMSKLRELNLSGTAIIEVPSSIGRLKALQHLDLSYCKSLRSLSESICNLSSLETLILVGCSNLKGFPEIKDMENLKRLDLSFTGIEELPSSIGHLKALKHLNLKCCTELVSLLDSICNLSSLKTLILEGCSNLKGFPEIKDMANLKRLDLGRTCIEELPSSIGRLKALQHLDLSYCKSLRSLSESICNLSSLETLILAGCSNLKGFPEIKDDMENLKRLDLGETGIEELPSSIGRLKALQHLDLSYCKSLRSLSESICNLSSLETLILAGCSNLKGFPEIKYDMENLKRLDLDRTGIEELPSSIGCLKALQHLDLSYCKSLRSLSESICNLSSLETLILAGCSNLKGFPEIKDDMENLKRLDLTETGIEELPFSIGRLKALQHLDLSFCKSLRSLLESICNLSSLETLILVGCSNLKGFPEIKYDMENLKRPDLGRTGIEELPSSIGRLKALQHLDLSYCKSLRSLSESICNLSSLETLILASCSNLKGFPEIKDMENLKRLDLRKTGIEELPSSIGHLKALKHLDLSWCQNLVNLPESICNLSSLKTLILAGCSNLKGFPEIKDDMENLKRLDLGETGIEELPSSIGHLKALQHLDLSRCKSLRSLPESICNLSSLETLILERCSNLKGFPEIKDDMENLKRLDLGETGIEELPSSIGRLKALQHLDLKCCTELVSLPDSICNLSSLKALDVQECPKLERVEVNLVGSLYLTCWILNQSVIWSSGGDQRVAEVEGEVLNHHVSSLSSLVESCTRDYRDISGDSFHLSALQVLSVGNFSPIQRRILSDIFRQSSLASVSLRNCNLMEEGIPSGFWNLSSLVNLSLSNCSLTEGEILNRICHISSLQNLSLDGNHFSSIPANIIQLSKLRSLCLNHCLKLLQIPELPPSLRVLDVQDCPCLETLSSPSSLLGLSLFKCFESAIEDYDGRFYCQEKVEILMPGNNGIPEWISHKKKGSEIVVELPENWWEDNNFLGFALCSVLEYEEIFEFYFEYYFELTFHHFYPDGNLSESKFRDRGVFSRRRCCNGGESNGVLVAFYPKVAIKNKGWSNEWRHMKASFHGKREKVEECGLHLIYKKQRFQCHQPLASVIE from the exons ATGGCTTCTAGCAGCTCCTTGAAAGCGTCGTCTTCCACTTCTAATTGTGATGGTTATAATTATCATGtgttcttgagttttagaggtGAAGACACCCGCCAGACTTTCACTGGTCATCTTTATGCTAATTTGGTTGCACGTGGAATTCACACCTTCAGAGATGATGAAGAACTTGAGAAAGGAGGAGATATCGCATCAGATCTCTCGAGAGCTATCAAAGAATcaaagatttttattattattttctcaaaacactTTGCTGACTCCAAGTGGTGTTTGAATGAACTGGTAAAGATCATCGATTGTATGACAGAAAAGAAAGTGGTTTTGCCGGTTTTCTACCATGTGGAGCCAAGAGATGTACGAAATCAAAAAGGAAGTTTTGAAGATGCATTTTCGAAGCATGCAGAAGGTGCAGAtcaagagaagaagaagacaatAGAAACGTGGAAGAATGCCTTGAAGACAGCAGCCAACCTATCTGGATATCATCTGCAAAATCA ATCTGAGGCAGAGTTTATTAAAAGGATTTGTGAAGATATCGTTACAAAATTGAATCGTACGCCTTTATATATGGGCGACAACATAGTTGGAATGGACTTTCATTTGAAGCAGTTAAAATCACTTATAAAAGTTGAAATCGATGAGGTTCTCATGGTTGGTATCTATGGGATTGGTGGAATTGGCAAAACTACCATCTCTAAGGCTATTTATAATGATATCTCGTCTCAATTTGATGGTAGTAGCTTTCTTGGAAATGTTGGGGGGAAATGTGAAAATGATCTACTTAAATTACAAAAGACACTTCTTCAAGATATCTTAAAGTGTGAAAGGCCAAAATTCAATGATATTAACCAAGGAATCACTGTGATAAAGGAAAGGCTTCGATCGAAAAGAGTCCTTATTGTTCTCGATGATGTGGACAAGTACATGCAATTAGAAAACTTGGCCGGAAAATATGGTTGGTATGGTGCAAAAAGTATAATCATCATAACAACTAAAGAGAAATATTTGTTAGAACAATATGAAGTAAATGTATTTTATGAAGTACAAAAATTGAATCATGAAAAATCTACTGAGCTTTTCAATTGGTGGGCCTTCAAGCAAAATACTCCCAAAACTGGATTTGAAAGCCTTTCAAATAGTGTAGTGGAGTATGCTGATGGCCTTCCAATAGCACTTAAAGTTTTGGGTGTTTCTCTCTTTAAGAAGTCAACAGAGGAATGGGAAAGTGAATTGCAGAAACTACAAGAAATGCCTAACAAAGACGTCCAAAGTGTGCTTAAAGTAAGTTATGATAAATTGGATGGTAGAGAAAAAGGGGTATTCTTGGATATTGCATGTTTTTTTAgaggaaaagacaaaaattttgtttcaagaaTATTAGGAAGTGTTGCAGAGGCTGTAATAAGAAATCTGGAAGATAGATGTCTCATTACTATTTCAGAAAACATTTTAGATATGCATGATTTATTACAACAAATGGGTCGGGCAGTTGTTCGTCAAGAGCCTGGAAAAATGAGTAGACTTTGGGATCCTAAAGATGTTGAGAGCGTGTTAACAAGAAATACG ggGACTAAAGCAATTGAAGGACTATTTGTAAAAGTTTCTACATTAAACCAAATACAATTTCCTGCAAATTTTTTCGCGAAGATGAGAAGTCTTAGATTGCTCAAAGTCTATGATATGATTGTGGGTGATTTGGATGATTTTGTGGTGGACCTTCCCAAGGATTTTGAAATTCCTTCCTTTGAGTTAAGATATCTCCATTTTGAGGGATACCCTTTACAATTCTTACCAAGGAATTTTCATGCAAAGAATCTTGTAGAACTTGATTTAATCGGTAGTAGCATAAAACAACTTTGGAAAGAGAATGag attCTTGACAAGTTGAAAGTCATCGACCTTAGTTATTCAAAGGATCTCGTTGAAATCCCAAACTTTTCGAGTGTACCAAATTTGGAGATTCTAATTCTACAAG GGTGCACAAGACTTCAGAGTCTTCCAAGGAATTTTCATAAATTGGAACATCTTCGAAGTCTCTCTTGTGCGGACTGTTCAGAGCTAAAGAGTTTTCCGGAAATCAAGGGAAATATGAGCAAACTAAGAGAGCTTAATTTAAGTGGAACGGCTATTATAGAAGTACCATCCTCAATTGGACGTCTAAAGGCTCTTCAACACCTAGATTTGTCTTATTGCAAAAGCCTAAGAAGTCTTTCGGAGAGCATTTGCAATTTGAGCTCTCTTGAAACTCTCATCTTGGTAGGGTGTTCAAATTTAAAGGGCTTTCCAGAAATCAAAGATATGGAAAATCTAAAAAGGCTTGATTTGAGTTTTACAGGTATAGAAGAGCTTCCATCCTCAATTGGACATCTAAAG GCTCTTAAACActtgaatttgaaatgttgTACAGAGCTTGTGAGTCTTCTGGATAGCATTTGCAATTTGAGCTCTCTTAAAACTCTCATCTTGGAGGGGTGTTCAAATTTAAAGGGCTTTCCAGAAATCAAAGATATGGCAAATCTAAAAAGGCTTGATTTGGGTAGAACATGTATAGAAGAGCTTCCATCCTCAATTGGACGTCTAAAGGCTCTTCAACACCTAGATTTGTCTTATTGCAAAAGCCTAAGAAGTCTTTCGGAGAGCATTTGCAATTTGAGCTCTCTTGAAACTCTCATCTTGGCGGGGTGTTCAAATTTAAAGGGCTTTCCAGAAATCAAAGATGATATGGAAAATCTAAAAAGGCTTGATTTGGGGGAAACAGGTATAGAAGAGCTTCCATCCTCAATTGGACGTCTAAAGGCTCTTCAACACCTAG ATTTGTCTTATTGCAAAAGCCTAAGAAGTCTTTCGGAGAGCATTTGCAATTTGAGCTCTCTTGAAACTCTCATCTTGGCAGGGTGTTCAAATTTAAAGGGCTTTccagaaatcaaatatgatatgGAAAATCTAAAAAGGCTTGATTTGGATAGAACAGGTATAGAAGAGCTTCCATCCTCAATTGGATGTCTAAAGGCTCTTCAACACCTAGATTTGTCTTATTGCAAAAGCCTAAGAAGTCTTTCGGAGAGCATTTGCAATTTGAGCTCTCTTGAAACTCTCATCTTGGCGGGGTGTTCAAATTTAAAGGGCTTTCCAGAAATCAAAGATGATATGGAAAATCTAAAAAGGCTTGATTTGACGGAAACAGGTATAGAAGAGCTTCCCTTCTCAATTGGACGTCTAAAGGCTCTTCAACACCTAGATTTGTCTTTTTGCAAAAGCCTAAGAAGTCTTTTGGAGAGCATTTGCAATTTGAGCTCTCTTGAAACTCTCATCTTGGTGGGGTGTTCAAATTTAAAGGGCTTTccagaaatcaaatatgatatgGAAAATCTAAAAAGGCCTGATTTGGGTAGAACAGGTATAGAAGAGCTTCCATCCTCAATTGGTCGTCTAAAGGCTCTTCAACACCTAGATTTGTCTTATTGCAAAAGCCTAAGAAGTCTTTCGGAGAGCATTTGCAATTTGAGCTCTCTTGAAACTCTCATCTTGGCGAGTTGTTCAAATTTAAAGGGCTTTCCAGAAATCAAAGATATGGAAAATCTAAAAAGGCTTGATTTGAGGAAAACAGGTATAGAAGAGCTTCCATCCTCAATTGGACATCTAAAGGCTCTTAAACACCTTGATTTGTCATGGTGCCAAAACCTTGTGAATCTTCCGGAGAGCATTTGCAATTTGAGCTCTCTTAAAACTCTCATCTTGGCGGGTTGTTCAAATTTAAAGGGCTTTCCAGAAATCAAAGATGATATGGAAAATCTAAAAAGGCTTGATTTGGGGGAAACAGGTATAGAAGAGCTTCCATCCTCAATTGGACATCTAAAGGCTCTTCAACACCTAGATTTGTCAAGGTGCAAAAGCCTAAGGAGTCTTCCGGAGAGCATTTGCAATTTGAGCTCTCTTGAAACTCTCATCTTGGAGAGGTGTTCAAATTTAAAGGGCTTTCCAGAAATCAAAGATGATATGGAAAATCTAAAAAGGCTTGATTTGGGGGAAACAGGTATAGAAGAGCTTCCATCCTCAATTGGACGTCTAAAGGCTCTTCAACACCTAGATTTGAAATGTTGTACAGAGCTTGTGAGTCTTCCGGATAGCATTTGCAATTTGAGCTCTCTTAAAGCACTTGATGTCCAGGAATGTCCAAAACTGGAGAGAGTGGAGGTGAACCTAGTGGGATCTTTGTATCTAACTTGTTGGATTCTAAACCAAAGTGTAATCTGGTCGAGCGGTGGTGATCAACGGGTCGCCGAAGTGGAAGGAGAGGTCCTTAACCATCATGTTTCCTCCCTGTCATCACTGGTAGAATCATGTACAAGAGACTACAGAGACATCTCCGGTGATAGTTTCCACCTATCTGCACTGCAAGTATTATCCGTAGGTAACTTCAGTCCAATTCAAAGAAGAATCCTCAGTGATATTTTCCGCCAATCTTCATTGGCAAGTGTATCTCTTCGTAACTGCAATCTAATGGAAGAAGGAATCCCTAGTGGTTTTTGGAACCTATCTTCACTGGTAAATTTATCTCTAAGTAACTGCAGTCTAACGGAAGGAGAGATCCTCAATCGTATTTGCCATATTTCATCATTGCAAAACTTATCTCTGGATGGGAACCATTTTAGTAGCATACCTGCCAACATCATTCAGCTTTCTAAACTGAGAAGCCTCTGCTTGAATCACTGCCTGAAGCTTCTACAAATTCCAGAGCTTCCACCAAGTTTACGAGTTCTTGATGTCCAGGACTGCCCATGCCTGGAAACTTTATCAAGTCCCTCAAGTTTACTTGGTTTATCCTTGTTCAAGTGCTTCGAATCAGCAATTGAG GACTATGACGGCAGGTTCTATTGCCAGGAGAAAGTCGAAATTTTAATGCCTGGAAATAATGGAATTCCGGAGTGGATAAGCCATAAGAAAAAAGGATCTGAAATAGTAGTAGAGCTTCCCGAGAATTGGTGGGAGGATAACAACTTTTTGGGATTTGCCTTATGCTCTGTTTTAGAATATgaagaaatttttgaattttattttgaatattattttgaattgacCTTCCATCATTTTTATCCGGATGGTAACTTATCTGAATCCAAGTTCCGGGATCGAGGCGTGTTTAGCCGTAGACGTTGCTGTAATGGTGGTGAATCAAATGGAGTCTTGGTGGCATTTTATCCTAAGGTTGCTATTAAGAATAAGGGTTGGTCAAATGAATGGAGACATATGAAGGCTTCATTTCATGGTAAACGAGAGAAAGTGGAAGAGTGTGGGCTTcatcttatatataaaaaacagAGATTCCAATGCCACCAACCATTGGCCTCGGTTATTGAGTGA